The proteins below are encoded in one region of Serratia symbiotica:
- a CDS encoding DUF3164 family protein codes for MSTNTTENTIPAGYWKDARGILTPESLIKPVDKERDALVKAIVERAKPLQQALRDFKQDTFADIQALVDLSAEQYGATIGGKKGNVTLYNYDGQFKVQRAMQDRIAFDERIQAAKELIDACVAEWTQGARPELLAIIDRAFSTDKEGEINPGRVLQLRRHDITDPRWLRAMDALAEAVQVVSSKSYIRLYERIGDSDQYVPISLDIAGV; via the coding sequence CACTAATACTACTGAAAATACCATTCCAGCGGGTTACTGGAAAGATGCACGTGGCATCCTTACCCCGGAAAGCCTGATTAAACCGGTAGATAAAGAGCGTGATGCGCTGGTTAAAGCCATTGTTGAACGCGCCAAGCCACTGCAGCAGGCATTGCGAGACTTTAAACAGGATACCTTTGCCGATATTCAGGCGCTGGTTGACCTCTCTGCAGAGCAGTACGGGGCGACCATTGGCGGCAAAAAAGGCAATGTCACCCTGTACAACTATGATGGCCAGTTTAAGGTTCAGCGAGCCATGCAAGACCGCATCGCCTTTGATGAACGTATCCAGGCCGCTAAAGAGCTGATTGATGCCTGTGTGGCTGAGTGGACTCAGGGCGCTCGCCCAGAACTGCTGGCCATCATTGACCGCGCATTCTCCACCGATAAAGAAGGCGAGATCAACCCTGGCCGCGTACTGCAGCTGCGCCGCCATGATATTACCGACCCTCGCTGGTTACGGGCGATGGATGCGCTTGCCGAAGCTGTCCAGGTGGTCAGCAGTAAAAGCTATATCCGTCTCTATGAGCGTATCGGTGACTCCGACCAATATGTGCCGATCTCTTTGGATATTGCCGGGGTTTAA
- a CDS encoding ANR family transcriptional regulator: protein MRINEKEVNNSYMAYARGAVRAEQRGDYTTASTLWNKAATATCNSHNLHWALYRKSHCNHAATKQWSNPNASQAV from the coding sequence ATGCGGATTAATGAAAAGGAAGTTAATAACAGTTATATGGCTTATGCACGTGGCGCTGTTCGCGCCGAGCAACGCGGCGATTATACAACTGCGTCAACCTTATGGAATAAGGCAGCAACTGCAACATGCAATAGCCATAATCTGCACTGGGCATTATACCGTAAATCCCACTGCAATCATGCGGCGACAAAACAGTGGAGTAATCCAAATGCAAGCCAAGCAGTTTAA
- a CDS encoding 3'-5' exonuclease, whose protein sequence is MNNIMIDIETLGKKRGCPVLSIAAVQFDLQTGSVGETFYERMSCDAALTYGLPEISTLEWWDKQSNEARDAAFNGTRPPVSVAAELRAFLQRTGGGRCIPWGNGSVFDITILEGWFDRVDPQVDARGDDIYPWKFWNIADLRTLVSLSGINVKTIPFAGEKHNALADALHQVKIAHAAWRQLFPRWNVDHYQRCEIRTEPLSSNDVAPCERVLRTLGHWPIQSCPGEMSIYPLGQHPHGHKTFICNLGHNHIGEYMPEPSSDGHDHSVFIRKQDDEKQP, encoded by the coding sequence ATGAACAACATCATGATCGATATCGAAACCCTGGGTAAGAAGCGCGGCTGTCCGGTGCTCTCCATTGCTGCCGTACAGTTTGATCTGCAGACCGGCAGTGTCGGCGAGACCTTCTATGAACGAATGAGCTGTGATGCGGCTCTCACCTATGGCCTGCCTGAAATTAGCACCCTGGAGTGGTGGGATAAACAGAGCAACGAGGCACGCGATGCCGCCTTTAACGGTACACGCCCCCCTGTCAGTGTCGCCGCTGAACTGCGAGCCTTTCTGCAACGCACTGGCGGTGGTCGCTGTATTCCTTGGGGCAATGGGTCGGTCTTTGATATCACCATTTTGGAGGGCTGGTTTGACCGCGTAGACCCACAGGTTGACGCCAGGGGGGACGACATCTACCCGTGGAAGTTTTGGAATATTGCCGACCTGCGCACACTAGTGAGCTTATCGGGGATTAATGTGAAAACGATCCCGTTTGCCGGTGAAAAGCACAATGCGCTGGCCGATGCTCTGCACCAGGTAAAAATTGCCCATGCAGCCTGGCGACAGCTATTCCCAAGATGGAATGTTGATCATTACCAGCGTTGTGAGATCCGCACGGAGCCGCTGTCGTCCAATGATGTGGCTCCGTGTGAGCGAGTATTGAGAACACTAGGGCACTGGCCAATACAGTCCTGTCCGGGGGAAATGAGCATTTATCCACTCGGTCAACACCCCCATGGACACAAAACGTTTATCTGCAATTTGGGACATAACCACATTGGTGAGTATATGCCTGAACCAAGCAGTGACGGTCATGACCATTCCGTTTTTATCAGGAAGCAAGACGATGAAAAACAACCCTAA
- a CDS encoding DUF1804 family protein: MAHPKETRDALRRAYVFSTLSLELAAIQCGVSFATAGRWKKEAKENGDDWDVIRSANMLASGAPEDVARSILASLMTQFQVTLEKVNTADDIPAQERVTLLASLTDGYSKAIAASKKILPETSQLATSMETMKLFSTFIQEHYPQHLTAFVEVLEAFGPVLEKNYG; this comes from the coding sequence ATGGCACATCCAAAGGAAACCCGTGACGCCCTGCGCAGGGCTTATGTGTTCAGCACCCTGTCTCTGGAGCTGGCGGCTATCCAGTGCGGCGTCAGCTTTGCTACGGCAGGACGCTGGAAGAAAGAGGCCAAAGAAAACGGTGATGACTGGGACGTGATCCGCAGCGCCAACATGCTGGCCAGCGGCGCGCCGGAAGATGTGGCGCGCTCCATCCTGGCCAGCCTGATGACCCAGTTCCAGGTCACGCTGGAGAAGGTCAACACCGCCGACGACATCCCGGCCCAGGAGCGCGTCACGCTGCTGGCATCGTTGACCGATGGCTACAGCAAGGCCATTGCAGCAAGCAAGAAGATTTTGCCGGAGACCAGCCAGTTGGCGACGTCGATGGAAACCATGAAGCTGTTTTCCACCTTCATCCAGGAACATTACCCTCAGCATTTGACGGCGTTCGTCGAGGTGCTGGAAGCCTTCGGGCCAGTATTGGAGAAAAACTATGGCTAA
- a CDS encoding DUF935 domain-containing protein — protein MPTLVDIHGNPLSSGTLKQQQSETTGSYLRRQWAEHPSLGIDIRRLYRIFQEAEQGNLTRQADFFSDMEERDGHLFAELSKRRRAVMPLSWSIAPPRNANAREKAMAAEATEWFQDLPDFESLLFDMLDAIGHGFSPVELEWERAEGIWLPKAFHKRPQRWFQTPQFQGNTITLIDGSQDGAPLQPFGWLLHKYRAKSGWLAESGLFRVLAWSYLFKNLSARDLAEFLEIYGLPMRVGKYPSGTTEDQKDILMDAIMSLGHDAGGIIPDGMIIDFQSAAQGQVDPFQFMIEWCERTQSKIILGATLTAQADGKSSTNALGNVHNEVRHDLMASDAVQLAGTLTRELLYPLLVLNGYGDITPRRMCRFKFDTREPDDLAQTATAIDRLVRAGVPVTVDWALEKTGMPAPKKGQALLQPITSSFGPVGLSQSAALTRLAALNTAGAAVENDPIQVAIDDAPPSVADAVGQAMDKMLSPVIAALDRGHSPDEAMVMLAESYPRLDDGELRQLIAQAIFVADVWGRLNGR, from the coding sequence ATGCCTACATTGGTTGATATTCACGGCAATCCCCTGTCATCCGGGACGCTGAAACAGCAGCAATCAGAGACCACCGGGAGCTACCTGCGCCGCCAGTGGGCAGAGCATCCCTCTCTGGGCATTGATATTCGTCGGCTGTACCGCATTTTTCAGGAAGCCGAACAGGGCAACCTGACCCGCCAGGCGGACTTTTTCAGCGATATGGAGGAGCGCGACGGCCACCTGTTTGCCGAACTGAGCAAACGCCGCCGCGCAGTGATGCCGCTCAGCTGGAGCATAGCGCCGCCACGTAATGCCAACGCCCGCGAAAAAGCCATGGCGGCGGAGGCCACCGAGTGGTTTCAGGACTTGCCGGACTTCGAATCGCTGTTGTTCGATATGCTGGACGCCATCGGGCACGGCTTTTCGCCGGTTGAGCTGGAGTGGGAACGCGCCGAGGGGATCTGGTTGCCTAAAGCTTTCCACAAGCGCCCGCAACGTTGGTTCCAGACGCCCCAATTCCAGGGCAACACCATTACGCTGATTGACGGCTCCCAGGACGGCGCACCGCTGCAGCCGTTCGGTTGGTTGTTACACAAGTACCGAGCCAAAAGCGGCTGGCTGGCCGAAAGCGGCCTGTTCCGTGTCCTGGCCTGGTCGTATCTGTTCAAGAACCTGTCCGCCCGTGACCTGGCCGAGTTCCTGGAGATCTACGGCTTGCCCATGCGCGTGGGTAAATATCCGTCGGGCACCACCGAAGACCAGAAAGACATCCTGATGGACGCCATCATGAGCCTGGGACACGATGCGGGCGGCATTATCCCCGATGGCATGATTATTGATTTCCAGTCTGCCGCCCAGGGCCAGGTTGATCCGTTCCAATTCATGATCGAGTGGTGCGAACGTACCCAGTCAAAAATTATCCTGGGCGCGACGCTGACCGCGCAGGCCGACGGCAAGAGCAGCACCAACGCCCTGGGCAATGTGCACAACGAAGTCCGTCATGACCTGATGGCCAGCGACGCCGTACAGCTGGCGGGCACCTTGACTCGCGAGCTGCTGTACCCGCTGCTGGTGCTCAACGGCTACGGCGATATCACGCCGCGCCGGATGTGTCGGTTTAAATTTGATACCCGTGAACCGGACGACTTGGCCCAGACCGCCACCGCCATTGACCGGCTTGTCCGCGCCGGGGTACCGGTCACTGTGGATTGGGCCTTGGAAAAAACCGGGATGCCTGCACCGAAAAAAGGCCAGGCGCTGCTGCAGCCGATAACGTCCAGTTTTGGCCCGGTGGGACTGAGCCAGTCTGCTGCTCTGACGCGGCTGGCCGCGCTGAACACTGCCGGAGCAGCAGTGGAAAACGACCCTATCCAGGTGGCGATTGATGATGCACCGCCGTCAGTTGCCGATGCCGTTGGCCAGGCCATGGACAAGATGTTGTCGCCGGTGATTGCCGCGTTAGATCGGGGACACTCGCCGGATGAGGCCATGGTCATGTTGGCAGAGTCCTACCCACGACTGGACGACGGCGAGCTGCGCCAACTGATTGCCCAGGCCATTTTTGTGGCAGACGTGTGGGGGCGACTCAATGGACGTTGA
- a CDS encoding gp16 family protein has translation MGGIMANLIKVIHTGKKALGWDDETYRAVLARETGKRSARDCSDAELERMVRYMRSQGFAPVASHGKKPNVAAGRKAMVSKMEALLAEANRPWSYLDGIIKRMLGEVKPLAWLNDEQVRKVLQMLIIDAKRHGRL, from the coding sequence GTGGGGGGGATAATGGCGAACCTGATTAAAGTAATCCACACCGGCAAAAAAGCCCTGGGCTGGGACGACGAGACCTACCGTGCCGTGCTGGCGCGGGAGACCGGCAAGCGCAGCGCCCGTGACTGTAGCGATGCCGAGCTGGAGCGCATGGTGCGGTATATGCGTTCGCAGGGCTTTGCCCCGGTTGCCAGTCACGGCAAAAAGCCAAACGTGGCTGCAGGGCGTAAAGCCATGGTCAGCAAGATGGAGGCGTTGCTGGCCGAGGCCAATCGCCCCTGGTCATATCTGGACGGCATCATCAAGCGGATGCTGGGCGAAGTGAAGCCGCTGGCGTGGCTGAACGACGAGCAGGTGCGCAAGGTGCTGCAGATGTTGATTATCGACGCCAAACGGCACGGGAGGCTCTAA
- the terL gene encoding phage terminase large subunit, whose protein sequence is MAAKFSIREFQKSLAELASSLRRTIEAECIGFDTGAAAMAQRRQLVADPQNGYRYFVQTYFPHYVRHADPSELHLYLFSRLPQIVASRKGEQDAIAAPRGEAKSTLVSQLFVLWCIIRAIKRYLVIIMDSIDQAYPMLEAIKAELEFNPRLLADFPEACGAGRVWQMGTILTRNDIKVQVAGSGKKLRGLRHGPYRPDLVVLDDIENDEQVRNPDQRDKVENWLKKTVLPLGGAGAKMDVVYIGTILHYDSVLSRTLRNPLWRHARFKALRQWPANMSLWDTWEEILRNDGDDAANDFYTLHQAEMTEGAVVSWSARPLLALMLIRARDGHGTFDAEYQNDPVSGEGAIFAHCLQFWVNRLNEWLFYGVCDPSLGKAGASRDPSALLVGGFNRATGILDVVEAQIRKRLPDKIISDIIDLHIEYRCLVWGIESVQFQEFLRTELVKRSAALGYPVPARAIIPHADKLLRIETLQPHMENGLIRLHATQNTLIQQLRHFPKADHDDGPDALHMLWSLAVSSTPSFEYRSATSSRGRRGRGGFSKGGW, encoded by the coding sequence ATGGCGGCTAAATTTTCCATCCGTGAGTTCCAGAAATCGCTGGCGGAGCTGGCCTCCAGCCTGCGCCGGACGATTGAAGCGGAGTGCATCGGCTTCGATACCGGCGCGGCGGCCATGGCACAGCGACGCCAACTGGTTGCCGATCCGCAGAACGGCTACCGCTATTTCGTGCAAACCTACTTCCCGCACTATGTCCGCCATGCTGACCCCAGCGAGCTGCATCTGTACCTGTTTAGCCGTCTGCCGCAAATCGTGGCCAGTCGCAAGGGCGAGCAGGACGCCATCGCCGCCCCCCGTGGCGAGGCAAAGTCGACGCTGGTCAGTCAGTTGTTTGTATTGTGGTGCATTATTCGCGCTATCAAACGCTATCTGGTCATCATTATGGACAGTATCGACCAGGCGTATCCGATGCTGGAGGCGATCAAGGCGGAGCTGGAGTTTAACCCGCGTCTGCTGGCCGATTTTCCAGAGGCGTGCGGCGCGGGCCGTGTCTGGCAGATGGGCACCATCCTGACGCGCAACGACATCAAGGTACAGGTCGCCGGTAGCGGCAAAAAGCTGCGCGGCCTGCGTCACGGCCCATACCGTCCCGATCTGGTGGTACTTGATGATATCGAGAACGACGAGCAAGTCCGCAACCCCGACCAGCGTGACAAGGTCGAGAACTGGTTAAAAAAGACCGTGCTGCCGCTGGGCGGTGCCGGTGCCAAAATGGACGTCGTCTATATCGGCACTATCCTGCATTACGATTCGGTGCTCTCCCGCACCTTGCGCAATCCGCTGTGGCGTCACGCGCGGTTTAAAGCTCTGCGCCAGTGGCCCGCCAATATGTCGCTGTGGGATACCTGGGAAGAGATCCTGCGTAACGACGGCGACGATGCCGCCAACGACTTCTATACGCTGCACCAGGCGGAAATGACCGAAGGCGCGGTGGTGTCCTGGTCGGCGCGTCCGCTGCTGGCGTTGATGCTTATCCGCGCCCGTGATGGCCACGGCACCTTTGACGCCGAGTACCAGAACGACCCGGTCAGTGGTGAAGGGGCGATATTTGCCCATTGCCTTCAATTCTGGGTTAACCGGCTCAACGAATGGCTGTTTTACGGCGTATGCGACCCCAGCCTGGGCAAGGCCGGTGCCAGCCGTGACCCGTCGGCGCTTCTGGTGGGCGGTTTCAACCGCGCGACCGGCATTCTGGACGTGGTCGAAGCCCAAATCCGCAAACGTCTGCCGGACAAGATAATCAGCGACATCATCGACCTGCACATCGAATACCGCTGCCTGGTCTGGGGCATCGAATCGGTGCAGTTCCAGGAGTTCCTGCGCACCGAGCTGGTCAAGCGTTCGGCGGCGCTGGGGTATCCCGTTCCGGCGCGGGCCATCATTCCCCACGCGGATAAGCTGCTGCGTATCGAGACCCTGCAACCCCATATGGAGAACGGCTTGATCCGCCTGCACGCCACGCAGAACACGCTGATCCAGCAGTTGCGCCATTTTCCCAAAGCAGACCATGACGACGGCCCGGATGCCCTGCATATGCTGTGGAGCCTGGCGGTCAGCAGTACACCGTCATTTGAGTACCGTTCCGCTACTTCATCCCGTGGCCGTCGTGGGCGCGGTGGTTTTTCTAAAGGAGGCTGGTGA
- a CDS encoding phage virion morphogenesis protein, whose translation MVELFIDVPDTLRRALERMVRSLENRQPLMQAISEDMLSAVMENFEQEGRPKWLPVQRAGKILQNTRRLMSSIDSDADNNMAVVGTNVVYARIHNEGGTTRPHVIRPRYKQALAFNGRWSKRSITTGSCYPERRFLS comes from the coding sequence ATGGTTGAGTTGTTTATTGACGTGCCCGACACGTTGCGGCGTGCCCTGGAGCGCATGGTGCGTTCGCTGGAAAACCGCCAGCCGCTGATGCAGGCGATCAGTGAAGACATGCTAAGCGCGGTAATGGAGAACTTCGAACAGGAGGGGCGGCCCAAGTGGCTCCCTGTCCAGCGGGCGGGAAAAATACTGCAGAACACCCGCCGCCTGATGTCCTCCATCGACAGCGACGCCGACAACAATATGGCGGTGGTCGGCACCAACGTGGTGTACGCGCGCATCCATAACGAAGGCGGCACCACGCGCCCGCATGTGATCCGCCCGCGCTACAAGCAGGCGCTGGCCTTCAACGGTCGGTGGTCAAAAAGGTCAATCACCACCGGCTCGTGTTATCCGGAGCGGCGCTTCCTGAGCTGA
- a CDS encoding phage protease yields the protein MKSPLRLAALSVAIKSAGPRVQLFPAGAFCARDGRPTDAPHWYIDAALAQGLIDEAAQRNTPYCFDYEHQTLHSKTNGKPNPAAGWFTRLEWVEGEGLFAIDVKWTDAARAMIEAEEYCFISPLFNYDCQGNVKHLINAALTNTPALDDMEALIAAASQQLTGENTVDDDELLQQLRWLLTLPLSSTADDIKAELQKLINRLSNNQGTAAASVNLLELLTQQDDRIAALSAQVPGVPDPAKFVPVSVLTAVQQQLAALSEKVTGGEVDGLIQAALSDGRLLPDMQEWAKSLGNNDIASLKSYLDKAPKVAALSALQTGGKPPANAQDKTGLDADALAVCSLFGHDPKDVATLSQEI from the coding sequence GTGAAATCACCGTTACGCCTCGCCGCGCTCAGTGTTGCTATCAAAAGTGCCGGGCCGCGTGTGCAACTGTTCCCAGCCGGTGCCTTTTGTGCCAGGGACGGCAGACCCACCGATGCACCGCACTGGTATATCGATGCGGCTCTGGCACAGGGGCTGATTGATGAAGCGGCGCAGCGCAACACGCCGTACTGCTTCGACTACGAACACCAGACCCTACACAGCAAAACCAACGGCAAACCCAACCCTGCAGCGGGCTGGTTTACCCGGCTTGAATGGGTGGAAGGCGAAGGCCTGTTTGCCATTGATGTGAAATGGACAGACGCCGCCCGCGCCATGATTGAGGCCGAGGAATACTGCTTTATATCTCCGCTGTTTAATTACGACTGCCAGGGAAACGTAAAGCATTTGATTAACGCCGCGCTGACGAATACGCCTGCGCTGGATGATATGGAGGCGCTGATTGCGGCGGCGTCTCAACAACTGACGGGAGAGAACACCGTGGACGACGATGAACTGTTACAACAACTGCGCTGGCTGTTGACGCTGCCGCTGTCTTCGACGGCAGACGATATCAAGGCCGAGCTGCAAAAGCTGATTAACCGGCTTTCCAACAACCAGGGCACTGCGGCGGCCAGCGTCAACCTGCTGGAGCTGCTGACCCAACAGGATGATCGCATCGCGGCGCTTTCAGCCCAGGTACCTGGCGTGCCCGATCCGGCCAAGTTTGTGCCGGTGAGTGTACTCACTGCCGTGCAGCAACAGTTGGCCGCGCTGAGTGAGAAAGTGACTGGCGGTGAAGTGGATGGGCTTATCCAGGCTGCGCTCAGCGACGGTCGTCTGCTGCCGGATATGCAGGAGTGGGCCAAATCATTGGGCAACAACGATATTGCATCGCTCAAATCGTACCTGGACAAAGCGCCGAAGGTTGCTGCTCTCAGCGCACTGCAAACCGGTGGCAAACCGCCCGCCAATGCCCAGGATAAAACGGGCCTGGATGCGGATGCCCTGGCCGTCTGTAGCCTGTTCGGCCATGACCCAAAAGACGTCGCCACCTTATCACAGGAGATCTAA
- a CDS encoding phage minor head protein yields MWQTCGGDSMDVDLGFAMTLQPEKAIAYFESKGYTIGFNWHDVKDSAHATAFTVSGILKLDVLTDISTAQANALKEGKSQAQFKNELLPELARKGWIGKGLKASPDGELEGKQLLPYRLDTIFRTNMQSSYMAGRYQSMMENVAFRPYWEYSAVMDTRTRPSHASLNGRVYRYDDPFWDTFFPPNGYHCRCTVRARSERDMANHPIGVEATGDRLETIQQPYGTDGKTRPVTAYQDPKSGRLFTPDAGFHLNPGKGYMQELGQQLLRKGDTAPPPLTAQAVKTVFSSPRELETFTRDLSDWVRRAAADPALHQDWRYAGALLPSVLDALQAAPQRAAITLTGAAVRDAGNASLSNAWLRLPALLAHPDVVLRETNGDLVYVVTQSATPRAAQVSLFTGSPVVKHTWLLFDGDEAELMHLPVLVGEWHDG; encoded by the coding sequence TTGTGGCAGACGTGTGGGGGCGACTCAATGGACGTTGACCTGGGGTTCGCCATGACCCTGCAGCCGGAGAAGGCGATCGCCTACTTCGAGTCGAAGGGCTACACCATTGGCTTCAACTGGCACGATGTGAAAGATTCAGCCCATGCCACTGCCTTCACCGTGTCCGGTATCCTGAAGCTGGATGTGCTGACCGATATCAGCACTGCCCAGGCCAACGCACTCAAAGAGGGCAAATCCCAGGCCCAGTTCAAGAACGAACTGCTGCCCGAACTGGCCCGCAAGGGCTGGATCGGCAAGGGGCTGAAAGCCTCCCCGGACGGAGAGCTGGAGGGCAAGCAGCTGCTGCCGTACCGGCTGGACACCATCTTCCGCACCAACATGCAGTCCAGCTACATGGCGGGCCGCTACCAGAGCATGATGGAAAATGTCGCTTTCCGCCCCTACTGGGAGTACAGCGCGGTGATGGATACGCGTACCCGCCCGTCCCATGCCTCGCTTAACGGGCGCGTTTACCGCTATGACGATCCGTTCTGGGATACCTTCTTCCCGCCGAACGGTTACCACTGCCGGTGCACCGTTCGCGCCCGTAGCGAACGCGACATGGCCAACCATCCGATCGGCGTCGAAGCGACGGGCGACCGTCTGGAGACCATCCAGCAACCCTATGGCACCGACGGTAAAACCCGCCCGGTGACAGCCTATCAAGACCCCAAGTCCGGGCGGCTCTTTACGCCGGATGCCGGGTTCCACCTCAACCCCGGCAAAGGGTACATGCAGGAATTGGGGCAACAGCTGCTGCGCAAGGGCGATACAGCACCGCCGCCGCTCACGGCCCAGGCGGTAAAAACGGTATTTTCTTCCCCGCGTGAGCTGGAGACGTTTACCCGTGACCTGTCCGACTGGGTACGCCGTGCGGCAGCCGACCCGGCACTGCACCAGGACTGGCGTTATGCCGGAGCCTTGTTGCCGTCGGTGTTGGATGCGCTGCAGGCTGCCCCGCAGCGTGCAGCCATTACGCTGACGGGCGCGGCGGTGCGTGATGCCGGGAACGCCTCACTGTCCAATGCCTGGCTACGACTGCCCGCGCTGCTGGCGCATCCCGACGTGGTACTGCGGGAGACCAATGGCGACCTGGTGTATGTGGTCACGCAAAGCGCCACACCACGCGCCGCACAGGTTAGCCTATTCACCGGTAGCCCTGTCGTTAAGCATACCTGGCTGTTGTTTGACGGCGATGAGGCGGAGCTGATGCACCTGCCTGTCCTGGTGGGAGAGTGGCACGATGGTTGA
- a CDS encoding DUF7168 domain-containing protein: MENNDKLLAKIKKLLNLARKNTNSHEASLALERAQKMMREHRVTETDVALTEISEASSEGAPSHANKTPRYMSMLIEIIRQAFGVQSYLAWRIGKRTVVFYGPDERPQVAAYAFDVLTRQMMSARREFSAGQRRSVKRTTKTGRADAFCEAWVHGAYQVIDAFAVTPAEKGLMEAYYKKISRNFVTVAHRPAKKVRGDEDARGAGYVAGTNARLSHGVDGSSSAEQEPLQIGR, encoded by the coding sequence ATGGAAAATAATGACAAACTTCTCGCCAAAATTAAAAAGCTGTTGAATCTTGCGCGTAAAAATACCAATTCGCATGAGGCGTCGCTGGCGCTGGAGCGGGCGCAAAAAATGATGCGCGAACATCGGGTGACTGAGACTGACGTGGCGTTGACGGAAATCAGCGAGGCCAGCAGTGAAGGTGCCCCCTCCCATGCCAATAAAACGCCCCGCTACATGTCCATGCTTATCGAGATTATTCGCCAGGCTTTTGGCGTACAGAGTTATCTCGCATGGCGTATCGGCAAGCGCACGGTGGTGTTTTATGGGCCTGATGAACGTCCGCAAGTCGCGGCCTATGCTTTTGACGTGTTGACGCGCCAGATGATGTCCGCCCGCCGTGAGTTCAGCGCGGGTCAGCGCAGGAGTGTCAAGCGAACCACCAAGACAGGGCGGGCTGATGCATTTTGTGAGGCGTGGGTGCATGGCGCGTACCAGGTTATTGACGCATTTGCTGTGACACCTGCCGAAAAAGGCCTGATGGAAGCTTACTACAAAAAAATCAGCCGCAATTTTGTCACGGTGGCGCATCGTCCCGCTAAAAAAGTGCGCGGTGATGAGGATGCGCGTGGAGCAGGCTATGTCGCTGGCACGAACGCCAGGCTGAGTCATGGTGTGGATGGCAGCTCCAGCGCCGAGCAAGAACCTCTGCAGATTGGGAGGTAA
- a CDS encoding N-acetylmuramoyl-L-alanine amidase: MSRLINLLIVHCAATANGKALGNAKENAAQVIDRWHKERGFHRVSPGNSNGLTSIGYHCVIDTDGTLLTGRDESEVGAHVAGHNATSIGVCMVGTDSFTPAQWATLKSTILRLRDKYRNAEICGHNQFANKICPGFHVPDWVDGEFAPLPGHIVDPQ; this comes from the coding sequence ATGTCTCGCTTAATCAATCTCCTGATCGTGCACTGCGCCGCCACCGCGAACGGCAAAGCCCTGGGTAACGCCAAAGAGAACGCCGCCCAGGTTATCGACCGTTGGCACAAAGAGCGCGGCTTCCACCGCGTCTCGCCAGGCAACAGCAATGGGCTGACCAGCATCGGCTACCACTGTGTGATCGACACCGACGGCACCTTGCTGACCGGGCGCGATGAGTCGGAGGTCGGCGCACACGTCGCCGGGCACAATGCCACCTCGATCGGCGTCTGCATGGTCGGCACCGACAGCTTCACACCGGCCCAGTGGGCGACGCTCAAAAGCACCATTCTTCGCCTGCGTGACAAATACCGTAACGCGGAGATCTGCGGCCATAACCAGTTCGCCAACAAGATTTGCCCCGGTTTCCACGTGCCTGACTGGGTCGATGGCGAGTTTGCGCCACTGCCGGGTCATATCGTCGACCCGCAGTGA